The Coffea arabica cultivar ET-39 chromosome 1e, Coffea Arabica ET-39 HiFi, whole genome shotgun sequence genome has a window encoding:
- the LOC113718492 gene encoding GATA transcription factor 15 gives MDLKEEKRSDSENAKRSSSSSPSASGSKQLKSCSDCHTTRTPLWRGGPAGPKSLCNACGIKYNKKRRELLGLDRGRNDKGKKKRKSSSGGNKSNEGGGVGQSLRMKLMALGGEMMLRRSGKLMGKLREEEQAAILLMALSCGSVYA, from the exons ATGGATCTGAAAGAAGAAAAG AGATCGGATTCGGAGAATGCAAAAcgtagcagcagcagcagccctTCGGCTTCCGGTTCGAAGCAGTTGAAGAGTTGCAGTGATTGCCATACAACTAGAACGCCTCTGTGGAGAGGAGGTCCAGCTGGTCCCAAG TCACTGTGCAATGCATGCGGGATCAAGTACAACAAGAAGAGGAGGGAGCTTTTGGGACTGGACAGGGGTAGAAATGACAAGGgcaagaagaagaggaaaagcAGTAGCGGCGGCAACAAGAGTAACGAAGGAGGCGGAGTGGGGCAATCGCTGAGGATGAAATTAATGGCGTTGGGAGGAGAAATGATGCTACGGAGATCGGGAAAGCTGATGGGGAAATTAAGAGAGGAAGAACAAGCGGCTATACTCTTGATGGCTCTCTCGTGCGGATCTGTCTATGCTTAA
- the LOC113690097 gene encoding uncharacterized protein, with protein MPMPVPLEENFNDNTTSGGIIKEDGVAAKESAFIPTADTGTATTVVPSMNKNGKMNINNNRNKEEEEEKKKKKRPLGFFRAALMLLRSDSKSKKKPPPAPDVVDPDDRIHSKTKWEKMVGSMRPLHLQDNRSLSPASPPRPGVESLESEDLIYNNSSAMMSIHQYQPSSPSPSTVSSGGTMSQYASASNLQELEQDYYQGNDDDDPDEVFDALCGDEMIDAKAEEFIAQFYQQMKLQQIN; from the coding sequence ATGCCCATGCCGGTGCCGCTTGAAGAAAACTTCAACGACAACACCACCTCTGGCGGCATCATCAAAGAAGATGGCGTTGCGGCTAAAGAATCGGCATTCATTCCCACTGCCGATACGGGTACGGCTACCACCGTCGTTCCATCAATGAATAAAAATGGGAAGATGAACATTAATAACAACCGTAataaggaggaggaggaggagaagaagaagaagaaacgcCCCTTGGGCTTCTTCAGAGCTGCATTAATGTTGCTGCGATCTGATTCCAAGTCCAAGAAAAAACCACCGCCCGCTCCAGACGTAGTGGACCCTGATGATAGGATCCACTCCAAGACGAAGTGGGAGAAGATGGTGGGATCGATGAGGCCGTTGCATCTGCAGGACAACCGCTCCCTCTCCCCCGCTTCACCCCCCCGGCCAGGGGTTGAAAGTTTGGAGTCGGAGGATCTGATTTATAACAACAGCAGCGCCATGATGAGCATCCATCAGTACCAGCCCTCCTCCCCATCACCATCCACCGTCTCCTCCGGTGGCACCATGAGCCAATACGCTTCCGCTAGCAATCTCCAAGAACTCGAACAAGACTACTACCAGGGTAATGATGACGATGATCCTGATgaggtttttgatgctctgtgCGGGGATGAAATGATCGACGCCAAGGCCGAGGAGTTCATCGCTCAGTTTTACCAACAAATGAAGCTTCAGCAAATCAATTGA